Genomic DNA from Ruminococcus sp. OA3:
AGTTTCTCCCTTCCGATTGGAATTGCCCTGGTGGGCAGTTTTCTGGGATTGCTCATTAATAATATGGGAAAGGGTATTTACTGGCCATACTCGCTGATGTTGATCGGTATGAACTCAAATAAAAACATTGATACGCTGGCGGGTGGGGTTTGGTTATTCATACTGAGTATCCTGATATATTCTCTGTTTTCCATTGGAACCGGCATTCAGATTCTCAAAAGATGTGATATCAAGACCTGAATTGCTTTAGGTTTGTTCGCAAATATTTGCTTTATAAATTCTGACAATAACTTATGCCCCTGCCCATCATGATAATCTTTCCAGCACGATTCGCGCAGGGTGTATGGATACTGTTTATCTGAGATAACTTTCAGGGATATATAATACAGTGGAATCGGAGTCCGTTGACGAGGTGTTAAATTTCCCGCTACTTTATCCGTTCCCTGCCCGATATAAGGCACTATTCAGAAACTATTGCCCCTTCATCCGCAGGATGCAGTTGTTTTATTAAAAATTCTCTTTTACAGACCGTTCTTAAGAAGTTGCTCTTTTAAATCAAAGCACATAGCAAAAAGAAAATAGATATCCCAGCCATTGTGGCACGGTATAAAAAAATAGCTTTTAGCTAAAATTAACCAATTTATAGCATTTTGCAAAGATACGCGGTAAGCTAAACGTAAAGATAAATGCTCCAGGTACTGTCAGTACAGTATCTGGAGCTGTCATATTTAAGTCATAGAGATTTTTTGAATAAATTCATAAGTAAATCTGACCGCCTCACATGTTAGCTTTTCGCACTTATGAGGCTCGTCAGCAGGAGTGAATCCATCGGGGCGCAGTTCACGGCATCTGAGCGAACCCCATTTATCAGTAAATTTATCCGCATATGTATAGCATTCACCAGCAATCACATCTTCGCTTTTCCCCCGTTTACTGCTGTAAATCCCAATAAACATCAAGCCTCCTTCTACCAGCCCGCACTGAGCCCTGTAGCCCCCGGCACCGTGTAAACCAATAGCCGAATGCAGGATCTGAGGCTCACATTCCATATGAAATAATTCGCTTAGGCATAACAGCATTGTCCGGGCACAGTTTATATTTCTTTCCCAATACAGCTCATGAACTTTTTTCTCTATGAAATCATTCATTTCAAATCCTTTCCATATTCCCAATTTTATTATAACCTGCAAAATTAAAAAGGTTTTAACCTTTCGGTTAAAACCTTTTTATGATGCCGCAGACCGGAATCGAACCGGTACGAAGTTTAACCCTCGCAGGATTTTAAGTCCTGTGCGTCTGCCAGTTCCGCCACTGCGGCATACATCATGTATGTCTGAACATACAAATGGGACCTATAGGGCTCGAACCTATGACCCTCTGCTTGTAAGGCAGATGCTCTCCCAGCTGAGCTAAGATCCCATAAATATAACTATTAAGTTATAACGACCCAGAAGGGACTCGAACCCTCGACCTTCGCCGTGACAGGGCGACGCTCTAACCAACTGAGCCACTGGGCCATATTCTTTTTCTTCTGTTGTGACCTCTTTAAAACCAAATGGACCTTCGGGGACTCGAACCCAGGACCGACCGGTTATGAGCCGGTTGCTCTAACCAACTGAGCTAAAGGTCCACAAAGCCGATGATCGGACTCGAACCGATAACCTGCTGATTACAAATCAGCTGCTCTGCCAATTGAGCCACATCGGCATAGTGTTAAACAATACCAATGACTCCAAGGGGATTTGAACCCCTGTTACCGCCGTGAAAGGGCGGTGTCTTAACCGCTTGACCATGGAGCCGAAAAAAGCTCCCCGAGTTGGGCTCGAACCAACAACCCTTCGGTTAACAGCCGAATGCTCTACCATTGAGCTATCGAGGAACATCTTTTATCCTGCTTTTCAGCAGGTCTTTTTTATGTTAGAAGGAGATACCTTCAAAACCGCATACACTATTACATCCATCCACGCTTCTACCGTCTTCTTTCGGGTCATCCGATCTCGCTTCTCTTCCTTCCTTCTGCTTATGCAGGGGAAGTCCGATCTCGCTTCTCTTGCTTCCTTCTGCTTATACAGGGGAAGTTCGATCTCGCTTTGTTCTATCGAACGACCTTCACACTAAGTTCCTGCTTCGACTTCGTCTTGCACTCTCTAAGTGTTCAGGTCAAACCCTCGACCGATTAGTAGCAGTCAGCTCCATACATTGCTGCACTTCCACCTCTGCCCTATCTACCTCGTCGTCTTCAAGGGGTCTTACTACTTTACGTATGGGATATCTCATCTTGAGGGGGGCTTCACGCTTAGATGCCTTCAGCGTTTATCCCTTCCCGACTTGGCTACCCGGCCATGCTCCTGGCGGAACAACCGGTACACCAGTGGTCAGTCCAACCCGGTCCTCTCGTACTAAGGTCAGCTCCTCTCAAATATCCTACGCCCACGCCGGATAGGGACCGAACTGTCTCACGACGTTCTGAACCCAGCTCGCGTACCGCTTTAATGGGCGAACAGCCCAACCCTTGGGACCTACTACAGCCCCAGGATGCGATGAGCCGACATCGAGGTGCCAAACCACTCCGTCGATGTGAACTCTTGGGAGTGATAAGCCTGTTATCCCCAGGGTAGCTTTTATCCGTTGAGCGATGGCATTCCCACTTAAAACCACCGGATCACTAAGTCCTACTTTCGTACCTGCTCCACCCGTCGGTGTCGCAGTCAAGCTCCCTTCTGCCTTTGCACTCTGCGAATGGTTTCCAACCATTCTGAGGGAACCTTTGAGCGCCTCCGATACCCTTTCGGAGGCGACCGCCCCAGTCAAACTCCCCACCTGACATTGTCCCCCAGCCGGGTCACGGCTGTTGGTTAGAAATCCAATACTGCAAGGGTGGTATCCCAACATTGACTCCACACAAACTGGCGTTCGTGTTTCTTCGTCTCCCACCTATCCTGTA
This window encodes:
- a CDS encoding C-GCAxxG-C-C family protein, translated to MNDFIEKKVHELYWERNINCARTMLLCLSELFHMECEPQILHSAIGLHGAGGYRAQCGLVEGGLMFIGIYSSKRGKSEDVIAGECYTYADKFTDKWGSLRCRELRPDGFTPADEPHKCEKLTCEAVRFTYEFIQKISMT